One Salvia splendens isolate huo1 chromosome 22, SspV2, whole genome shotgun sequence DNA segment encodes these proteins:
- the LOC121785798 gene encoding uncharacterized protein LOC121785798, producing the protein MASHEKSADQITPNSLLSSLSNLSSSNPDHWKQRILIPTVLAGIAGGSVGLLSKHRNNPGLPAISAIYASNFAIVTGCYCGAREFVRASREGKPDDLLNSAIGGFGSGAILGRLQAGPVGAVRYSVMFAVIGTAVDYATSKIMPVINELKEKDDWLVLPEWSPIKILDEEALAAKRAREEKIYRIVHNLKKEES; encoded by the exons ATGGCTTCGCACGAAAAAAGCGCAGATCAAATCACACCAAATTCTCTATTATCTTCTTTGTCAAATTTGTCTTCATCGAATCCGGACCACTGGAAGCAGCGCATTCTAATCCCCACTGTGCTCGcag GGATTGCTGGCGGATCTGTAGGATTGCTGTCAAAACACAGAAATAATCCTGGCCTTCCAGCGATTTCAGCTATATATGCTTCGAACTTCGCTATCGTCACAGGCTGTTACTGCG GTGCGCGAGAATTTGTAAGGGCGAGTAGAGAAGGTAAACCAGACGACTTGCTAAATTCAGCTATTGGAGGGTTTGGTAGCGGAGCTATTCTTGGTCGTCTTCAAG CTGGCCCAGTTGGCGCTGTTCGTTACTCTGTGATGTTTGCTGTTATTGGGACAGCAGTTGATTATGCTACTTCTAAGATTATGCCTGTCATTAACGAGCTCAAAGAGAAGGACGACTGGCTTGTACTGCCCGAGTGGTCACCAATCAAGATACTAGACGAAGAGGCTCTTGCTGCAAAACGTGCTCGGGAAGAAAAAATATACAGAATTGTCCATAATCTGAAAAAAGAAGAATCTTGA
- the LOC121786977 gene encoding nuclear transport factor 2-like has translation MLVFEVFLANLTIQNISKKIISLNYGEFMYEIKSVDSQESFRGGVHVLVTGYVRGKDNKVSDFAQSFFLAPQDKGYFVLNDMFRYVNNVAVTPVLVPGVVVPVPEEPVPIPVQENHVSEQSTLSVEEAVSGEVYPPENGDVPVTGEEKEEVPVPEVVDEAWGNAQTVVEAPAKIDEAPKKSYASIVSVTISCSKK, from the exons ATGTTGGTTTTCGAAGTGTTTTTAGCTAATTTGACCATTCAGAACATCAGCAAAAAAATCATTTCGCTCAACTATGGGGAATTCATGTATGAGATTAAGTCGGTAGATTCACAAGAATCGTTTCGTGGTGGAGTTCACGTTCTCGTGACTGGCTATGTAAGAGGAAAAGACAACAAAGTCAGCGACTTCGCACAATCTTTCTTCCTTGCCCCACAAGACAAGGGCTACTTTGTTTTGAACGACATGTTCAGATATGTGAATAACGTCGCTGTTACTCCAGTATTGGTCCCTGGTGTTGTGGTGCCTGTTCCTGAAGAGCCAG TTCCCATCCCAGTTCAGGAGAATCATGTTTCTGAGCAGAGCACACTATCTGTAGAAGAAGCTGTTTCTGGAGAAGTGTACCCACCGGAGAATGGGGATGTGCCAGTTACTGGAGAAGAAAAAGAGGAAGTTCCTGTGCCAGAGGTGGTTGATGAGGCATGGGGTAATGCACAGACGGTGGTTGAGGCCCCTGCCAAAATTGACGAAGCACCAAAGAAGTCTTATGCTTCTATTGTAAGTGTGACTATTAGCTGTTCCAAGAAATAA
- the LOC121787979 gene encoding galacturonosyltransferase 8-like yields the protein MASNSGLIHRNATSDRASGRTFRSSMLRLKYFAGFVTVVVSLLLTASFMLTTSSSPPDLGFGSSFSSFGSKSESLRRSILALKSDPLKPRLDQIRKQADDHRSLALAYASYARKLKLENSKVVRIFADLSRNYTDLISKPVYRALFSSDANSIDELVLRRFEKEVKERIKLTRQVIAEAKESFDNQLKIHKLKDTIFALNEQLTKAKKQGAFSSLIAAKSIPKSLHCLALRLMEERIAHHEKYTDEANPPKPEFEDPKLYHYAIFSDNVIAASVVVNSAVKNTKEPWKHVFHVVTDKMNLGAMQVMFKIKDYSGAHIEVKAVEDYKFLNSSYVPVLKQLESAKLQQFYFENKLENATKDTTNMKFRNPKYLSILNHLRFYLPEMYPKLHKILFLDDDIVVQRDLTGLWKIDMDGKVNGAVETCFGSFHRYAQYMNFSHPLIKAKFSPKACAWAYGMNFFDLDAWRREKCTEEYHYWQNLNENRTLWKLGTLPPGLITYYSTTKPLDKSWHVLGLGYNPSISVDEINNAAVIHFNGNMKPWLDIAITQFRPLWTKYVDYENEYVQACNFGL from the exons ATGGCCTCCAATTCGGGCCTGATCCACCGGAATGCGACTTCGGATCGGGCTTCCGGGCGCACATTCCGAAGCTCAATGCTCCGACTCAAATACTTCGCTGGTTTCGTGACCGTCGTTGTTTCGCTTCTCCTTACGGCGTCGTTTATGCTCACTACCTCCTCGTCGCCCCCCGATCTCGGATTC GGCTCTTCTTTTAGTTCATTTGGATCCAAATCGGAATCTCTTCGGAGATCAATTTTGGCATTAAAATCGGATCCATTGAAGCCGAGGTTGGATCAGATCCGTAAACAAGCAGATGACCACAGATCTTTAGCATTAGCCTATGCCTCTTATGCACGGAAGCTGAAGCTTGAAAACTCGAAGGTGGTTAGGATTTTTGCTGATCTATCTCGGAATTATACTGATCTGATCTCAAAACCTGTGTACCGAGCCTTGTTTAGTTCGGATGCAAATTCCATTGATGAATTGGTGTTGAGAAGATTTGAAAAGGAGGTGAAGGAACGGATCAAGCTGACGAGGCAAGTGATTGCGGAGGCAAAAGAATCATTTGATAATCAGTTGAAGATTCACAAGTTGAAAGATACCATCTTTGCTTTGAATGAACAGTTGACAAAAGCTAAGAAGCAAGGTGCTTTTTCAAGCTTGATTGCTGCCAAGTCGATTCCCAAGAGCTTGCATTGCTTGGCTTTGAGATTGATGGAAGAGAGAATCGCTCATCATGAGAAGTATACAGATGAGGCTAACCCCCCTAAGCCGGAGTTTGAAGACCCAAAGCTTTATCATTACGCTATTTTCTCCGACAACGTGATTGCTGCTTCTGTTGTGGTAAACTCGGCTGTGAAAAACACGAAGGAGCCATGGAAGCATGTGTTCCATGTAGTGACGGACAAAATGAATCTCGGGGCTATGCAGGTGATGTTTAAGATTAAGGACTATAGCGGTGCCCATATTGAGGTGAAGGCTGTGGAGGATTATAAATTTCTCAACTCTTCTTATGTGCCAGTGCTAAAACAGCTCGAGTCCGCTAAATTACAGCAGTTCTACTTTGAGAATAAGCTTGAGAATGCGACAAAGGATACAACCAATATGAAGTTCAGGAATCCGAAGTATCTATCCATACTGAACCATCTCAGGTTCTATTTGCCTGAAATGTACCCGAAGCTACACAAAATTTTGTTCTTGGACGATGACATAGTCGTTCAAAGAGACCTAACCGGGCTCTGGAAGATTGATATGGACGGAAAGGTGAATGGTGCTGTGGAGACGTGTTTTGGATCTTTCCATCGCTATGCCCAATATATGAACTTCTCCCACCCTCTGATTAAAGCCAAGTTTAGTCCCAAGGCATGTGCGTGGGCTTATGGTATGAACTTCTTTGACTTGGATGCTTGGAGGAGGGAGAAGTGCACTGAGGAATACCATTACTGGCAGAATCTG AATGAAAATCGAACATTGTGGAAGCTAGGCACGTTGCCTCCAGGTCTCATCACTTACTACTCAACCACAAAGCCACTTGACAAATCTTGGCATGTTTTGGGGCTGGGATACAATCCCAGCATAAGTGTGGATGAGATCAACAATGCTGCAGTCATACACTTCAATGGAAATATGAAGCCATGGCTCGACATAGCCATCACCCAGTTCCGGCCTCTCTGGACCAAGTACGTTGACTATGAAAATGAGTACGTCCAAGCCTGCAATTTTGGTCTATGA
- the LOC121785797 gene encoding FHA domain-containing protein FHA2-like encodes MSSSDVEAGFAKLQGEDFEYYMQTYSIILGRNSKKSSVDVDLSSLGGGMNISRHHARIFYDFHRRRFALEVLGKNGCFVEGVLHLPGNPPVKLDSQDLLQIGDKEFYFLLPVRSILGGPIGPRHHTANFPIGAPPAAQHNLGMPPPGVGLGKKGRGRGEYYEDEYNEEDGGAGGEEGSSGGKRMRRIDAGIDGSGGGGYSYGSGGKAGGSEQLDKKGGGRPRIDRESDNQQLLQLEEKDVVSSVATVLSDLCGPGDWMPMEKLHTELVEQFGNIWHHSRVRKYLTSEDVLTPEANGKPWHGMLMLLRKYPEHFVINTRSKGRVAQEFVSLVSLLS; translated from the exons ATGAGCAGCAGCGACGTGGAGGCCGGCTTCGCCAAGCTGCAAGGCGAGGATTTTGAGTACTACATGCAGACCTACTCGATTATTCTCGGCCGCAATTCCAAGAAATCGTCTGTGGACGTCGACCTCTCCTCCCTCGGCGGCGGGATGAACATCAGCCGCCACCACGCCCGCATCTTCTACGACTTCCACCGCCGCCGCTTCGCCCTCGAAGTGCTCGGCAAAAACGGCTGCTTCGTCGAAGGCGTCCTCCACCTCCCCGGCAACCCGCCGGTGAAGCTCGATTCCCAAGATCTTCTGCAAATCGGCGATAAAGAGTTCTACTTCCTGCTTCCCGTCAGGAGCATTCTCGGCGGCCCCATCGGCCCCCGCCACCACACGGCTAATTTTCCGATTGGGGCCCCGCCGGCGGCGCAGCATAATTTGGGGATGCCGCCGCCCGGGGTAGGGCTTGGGAAGAAGGGGAGAGGAAGAGGGGAGTATTATGAGGACGAGTATAATGAGGAGGATGGCGGAGCTGGAGGGGAGGAGGGCTCGTCTGGTGGTAAACGGATGAGGCGGATCGACGCCGGCATTGATGGCTCCGGTGGCGGCGGTTACAGTTACGGCTCCGGTGGGAAAGCCGGTGGGTCAGAGCAATTAG ATAAAAAGGGTGGTGGAAGACCACGAATCGACAGGGAATCAGACAACCAGCAGCTCCTTCAGCTGGAGGAGAAGGATGTCGTGTCATCAGTCGCAACGGTTCTGTCTGATCTATGTGGTCCTGGGGATTGGATGCCGATGGAGAAACTTCACACAGAG TTGGTGGAGCAATTCGGCAATATCTGGCATCACAGCCGCGTAAGGAAGTACCTGACATCCGAGGATGTTTTGACCCCAGAAGCCAATGGAAAACCGTGGCATGGAATGCTCATGTTGTTGAGGAAGTATCCCGAGCACTTCGTGATCAACACTAGATCAAAGGGGCGCGTCGCCCAGGAGTTTGTCTCGCTCGTGTCATTGCTCTCCTGA